One Corvus moneduloides isolate bCorMon1 chromosome 21, bCorMon1.pri, whole genome shotgun sequence DNA window includes the following coding sequences:
- the PPP1R26 gene encoding protein phosphatase 1 regulatory subunit 26 isoform X1 encodes MFLMDASPLVALQTKWESFGPARNCRYPVCFPESDGDITRTSVSAKVQMIINNLQSQEPALGMNNECGCVMQKKQKEEKGTSTRVPSSTTLLRKHPQYTRCGCPEDSDDTDVEENVEFETLLLDSDSDDSVDRGIEEAIQEYLKTKSKSAQSLPRNAERTENVSRDKRFKREFSRNKVASNLLPVKFKAEMLSEEYLSDHLGIGKRLQPASPQSISSDDSFEQSIQAEIVQFLNEKKQQEISKCVTEEDKKDSRVRSVLKCNKEATNRTNCGAIKQGCSALLLRHHPKLQKSGAQSKCLQSKIQAEPSDFSQVNQVYLEMATASQPWLVEQNEGSGAHYWEPREALIKESMHTSDSSSDDGIEEAIQLYQLEKIRKEAGHAANCVPLQREQFDPKGMADISASLTISSTKSASPEIHKNPISNKRKEINSKSTGLESTSNDFNKLFKPLKKARHFALPENKIAACELTLQASCRADTSAELMCAEAILDISKTIMPSQMGSDSKSLTADSFFSPQLLSSSRCESDSSLVDSDDSIEQEIRTFLALKAQSENLGTKPPSLSHSIRMPLPSDPNNLTGTLEPSLPKTLKLSLSRKRRLKREGRTAKQGASKAPEQLETGLFQPGNYSKFPVLQEERALSSPAEFRDAQSSKDPRQQQLMSPKLSGSDGSRCVALGSVNPFVQVQSSTRKPIKNPPQTPEREGSGDESSSLDSDEDLDSAIKDLLRSKRKLKKKSKDQKAQCKKKVRFSETETQLLDEFSNLQQNEWKYKNPSLLKSCLSKPRKAVRENAVRNPPDNIRLPNDKPETMKNLEFNLQLKKGNKPKSVSNQRGAKNRKCAFPAVSDTSDSSSVDSDDSIEQEIRRFLAEKAKDSASNSEMQKGDASLDLFRATKQTGNKGKAKQQPVENEIDLVLGQSKKTEVAQQTEEVKNSPRTEGKSAMLAGSRKCASSAESVPTTGQSKAKQGLGGVKGGAAGELPGNATGKRNVRNTEPPKTSRNEGCKVRKVMNAKPRSKRRNTFQLKISSKFIAGLKYARDRKKSMLLNKKQKAECLLTQSSALGMEAASQDTDVLNPLAKGEFSGETTPAIKAPSSSQKLTMGGAGPHVAETCAGAEAAPVCLKVAAEGCRKADTPGHQSHSSLPSQEPSVAAGKADKACRGTSRAENSQLWIEEGGIHKGSWADSTVDPPRPECSVGKADKVSRDPAQQSAQVCSKGGNNQLDKRPDPSLACPRQEFNVTAAAVDNSGGACAENSVQMCVKEEKAERQEESQVPSSKMEGKIPVLQNSEAASEVHQGQEFLTKTCAKFTDLPAGDCPGSLMEKKVSNIVISAAAQSPFEYPEPPASR; translated from the exons ATGTTCCTTATGGATGCTTCTCCTCTGGTAGCTCTTCAGACAAAATGGGAGTCCTTTGGACCAGCAAGGAATTGTAGATACCCCGTTTGCTTCCCTGAATCTGACGGCGACATCACCAGAACCTCTGTGAGCGCCAAAGTTCAGATGATCATAAACAACCTGCAAAGCCAAGAGCCTGCCCTGGGTATGAACAATGAGTGTGGCTGTGTTatgcagaagaaacagaaggaagaaaaaggcacCAGTACCAGGGTCCCATCCAGCACCACGTTGCTGCGGAAGCATCCTCAGTATACCCGGTGTGGGTGCCCTGAGGATTCCGATGACACCGATGTGGAGGAGAATGTGGAATTTGAGACTCTCCTGCTGGATTCTGACAGCGACGATTCTGTGGACCGAGGTATAGAGGAAGCCATCCAAGAgtacttgaaaacaaaaagcaaaagtgCCCAGTCATTACCAAGGAATGCAGAACGTACTGAGAATGTGAGCAGAGACAAAAGGTTTAAGAGAGAATTCTCCCGGAACAAAGTGGCCAGTAACCTCCTCCCCGTGAAGTTTAAAGCCGAGATGCTCTCTGAAGAGTACCTGTCTGACCACCTGGGAATTGGGAAAAGGCTCCAGCCTGCTTCCCCTCAGAGCATCAGCAGCGATGACTCCTTCGAACAGAGCATACAAGCTGAAATAGTGCAGTTCTTGAATGAGAAGAAGCAGCAAGAAATTAGTAAATGTGTTACTGAGGAGGATAAAAAAGATTCCCGTGTGAGATCTGTCCTGAAATGCAACAAAGAAGCAACGAACAGAACGAACTGTGGTGCTATAAAGCAAGGTTGTAGTGCACTGCTCCTGAGGCACCATCCCAAGCTGCAGAAATCCGGTGCCCAGTCCAAGTGTTTGCAGTCAAAAATCCAAGCAGAGCCCAGTGATTTCAGCCAGGTGAACCAAGTGTATCTAGAAATGGCCActgccagccagccctggctcGTGGAGCAGAATGAGGGAAGTGGAGCTCATTACTGGGAGCCAAGGGAAGCACTTATCAAGGAGAGCATGCACACATCTGACTCGAGCAGCGATGATGGCATTGAAGAAGCCATTCAGCTTTACCAGCTggagaaaatcaggaaagagGCAGGTCATGCAGCAAACTGTGTccctttgcagagggaacaatTTGATCCAAAGGGTATGGCAGACATTTCTGCCAGCCTGACAATTAGCTCCACAAAAAGTGCCTCACCAGAAATCCATAAAAACCCTATAAGcaacaagagaaaagaaattaattccaagTCAACAGGATTAGAAAGCACCAGCAATGACTTTAATAAGCTGTTTAAACCACTGAAAAAAGCCAGACATTTTGCACTTCCAGAAAACAAGATTGCTGCTTGTGAGCTCACACTGCAGGCCTCTTGCAGAGCAGACACATCTGCAGAACTCATGTGTGCAGAAGCTATCCTGGATATTTCCAAAACGATCATGCCATCCCAAATGGGAAGCGACAGCAAATCCCTCACTGCAGActccttcttttctccccagctTCTTTCATCCTCCCGTTGTGAAAGTGACAGCAGCCTTGTGGACAGTGATGACAGCATAGAGCAAGAAATCAGGACTTTCTTGGCTCTGAAAGCACAGTCAGAAAACCTTGGAACAAAACCTCCCAGCCTGTCACACTCCATCCGGATGCCTTTGCCTTCTGATCCAAACAACCTCACCGGGACCCTTGAGCCTTCTCTGCCCAAAACACTTAAATTATCCCTGAGTCGGAAAAGGAGACTTAAAAGGGAAGgcagaacagcaaaacaaggGGCATCAAAAGCACCTGAACAGCTGGAGACAGGACTTTTCCAGCCAGGTAACTATTCCAAATTCCCTGTGCTCCAAGAGGAGCGCGCCCTGAGCAGCCCCGCAGAATTCCGGGATGCTCAGAGTAGTAAAGACccgaggcagcagcagctgatgtcTCCCAAATTGTCTGGCTCTGATGGCAGCAGATGTGTGGCCTTGGGCTCTGTAAACCCTTTTGTGCAGGTTCAGAGTAGCACAAGAAAACCTAtaaaaaaccccccccaaaccccagagaGGGAGGGGTCGGGTGATGAGAGCAGCTCTCTGGACAGTGATGAGGACCTGGATAGTGCTATCAAGGACCTGTTACGGTCTAAAAGGAAGTTAAAGAAGAAATCCAAGGATCAGAAAGCTCAGTGCAAGAAGAAAGTCAGATTCAGTGAGACAGAAACTCAGCTGCTGGATGAATTCAGTAACCTCCAACAAAACGAGTGGAAATATAAAAATCCCTCACTGCTGAAAAGCTGCCTCTCAAAACCAAGGAAAGCTGTGAGGGAGAATGCAGTCAGGAACCCTCCAGACAACATCAGACTTCCCAATGACAAGCCAGAAACCATGAAAAACCTGGAGTTTAACTTACAGCTTAAAAAAGGCAATAAACCTAAATCAGTTTCAAACCAGCGGGGggctaaaaatagaaaatgtgctttcccagctgtgtcGGACACCAGTGACAGCAGCTCAGTGGACAGTGATGACAGCATCGAGCAAGAAATCAGAAGGTTTTTGGCAGAAAAGGCTAAAGACTCTGCAAGCAATTCAGAGATGCAAAAAGGTGATGCAAGTCTGGACCTATTTAGAGCGACCAAACAAACTGGtaataaaggaaaagcaaagcagcagccgGTGGAAAATGAGATCGACCTCGTGCTGGGTCAGAGTAAAAAGACTGAGGTAGCTCAGCAAACTGAGGAGGTGAAAAACTCTCCgagaacagaagggaaaagtgCAATGTTagctggcagcaggaaatgTGCTTCCTCTGCAGAGAGTGTTCCTACTACTGGTCAGTCAAAAGCTAAGCAAGGACTGGGGGGGGTCAaaggtggtgctgctggggagtTACCTGGAAATGCAACAGGGAAAAGGAATGTCCGTAACACAGAGCCCccaaaaaccagcagaaatgaAGGGTGTAAAGTGAGAAAAGTCATGAATGCAAAGCCCAGATCTAAAAGGAGGAATACCTTCCAACTAAAAATCTCAAGTAAATTTATTGCAGGTCTCAAATATGCCCGGGACCGGAAGAAATCGATGCTTttgaacaaaaagcagaaagcagagtgTTTGCTCACCCAGAGCAGTGCCTTGGGAATGGAGGCAGCTTCCCAGGACACAGATGTACTTAACCCCTTGGCAAAAGGTGAATTTAGTGGGGAAACTACACCAGCAATAAAAGCACCCAGTTCCTCTCAGAAACTCACTATGGGAGGGGCAGGTCCCCATGTAGCAGAAACctgtgcaggagctgaggctgctcctgTGTGTCTCAAAGTGGCAGCTGAGGGTTGCAGGAAGGCCGACACTCCAGGGCATCAGTCACACTCCAGCCTCCCCTCACAGGAACCgagtgtggcagcaggaaaagctgataAGGCTTGCAGAGGAACCTCCAGAGCTGAGAACAGCCAGCTGTGGATCGAGGAAGGAGGTATCCACAAAGGCAGCTGGGCTGACTCCACTGTGGATCCCCCACGCCCTGAGTGCAGTGTGGGAAAAGCAGATAAAGTCAGCAGAGACCCAGCTCAGCAGAGTGCTCAGGTGTGCAGTAAGGGAGGGAATAACCAGCTGGACAAGAGGCCAGATCCAAGTTTAGCTTGCCCAAGGCAGGAATTCaatgtgacagcagcagcagtggataACAGTGGAGGAGCATGTGCAGAAAACAGTGTGCAGATGTGtgttaaggaagaaaaagctgagaGGCAGGAAGAAAGTCAGGTACCCAGCTccaaaatggaaggaaaaataccTGTCCTGCAGAACAGCGAAGCTGCTAGTGAAGTACACCAAGGGCAGGAATTTTTAACCAAAACCTGTGCAAAATTTACTGATCTACCTGCAGGGGACTGCCCAGGTTCCCTCATggaaaaaaaggtttcaaatat AGTGatctcagcagctgctcaaaGTCCTTTTGAATACCCAGAACCTCCTGCTAGCAGATGA
- the PPP1R26 gene encoding protein phosphatase 1 regulatory subunit 26 isoform X2 has protein sequence MFLMDASPLVALQTKWESFGPARNCRYPVCFPESDGDITRTSVSAKVQMIINNLQSQEPALGMNNECGCVMQKKQKEEKGTSTRVPSSTTLLRKHPQYTRCGCPEDSDDTDVEENVEFETLLLDSDSDDSVDRGIEEAIQEYLKTKSKSAQSLPRNAERTENVSRDKRFKREFSRNKVASNLLPVKFKAEMLSEEYLSDHLGIGKRLQPASPQSISSDDSFEQSIQAEIVQFLNEKKQQEISKCVTEEDKKDSRVRSVLKCNKEATNRTNCGAIKQGCSALLLRHHPKLQKSGAQSKCLQSKIQAEPSDFSQVNQVYLEMATASQPWLVEQNEGSGAHYWEPREALIKESMHTSDSSSDDGIEEAIQLYQLEKIRKEAGHAANCVPLQREQFDPKGMADISASLTISSTKSASPEIHKNPISNKRKEINSKSTGLESTSNDFNKLFKPLKKARHFALPENKIAACELTLQASCRADTSAELMCAEAILDISKTIMPSQMGSDSKSLTADSFFSPQLLSSSRCESDSSLVDSDDSIEQEIRTFLALKAQSENLGTKPPSLSHSIRMPLPSDPNNLTGTLEPSLPKTLKLSLSRKRRLKREGRTAKQGASKAPEQLETGLFQPGNYSKFPVLQEERALSSPAEFRDAQSSKDPRQQQLMSPKLSGSDGSRCVALGSVNPFVQVQSSTRKPIKNPPQTPEREGSGDESSSLDSDEDLDSAIKDLLRSKRKLKKKSKDQKAQCKKKVRFSETETQLLDEFSNLQQNEWKYKNPSLLKSCLSKPRKAVRENAVRNPPDNIRLPNDKPETMKNLEFNLQLKKGNKPKSVSNQRGAKNRKCAFPAVSDTSDSSSVDSDDSIEQEIRRFLAEKAKDSASNSEMQKGDASLDLFRATKQTGNKGKAKQQPVENEIDLVLGQSKKTEVAQQTEEVKNSPRTEGKSAMLAGSRKCASSAESVPTTGQSKAKQGLGGVKGGAAGELPGNATGKRNVRNTEPPKTSRNEGCKVRKVMNAKPRSKRRNTFQLKISSKFIAGLKYARDRKKSMLLNKKQKAECLLTQSSALGMEAASQDTDVLNPLAKGEFSGETTPAIKAPSSSQKLTMGGAGPHVAETCAGAEAAPVCLKVAAEGCRKADTPGHQSHSSLPSQEPSVAAGKADKACRGTSRAENSQLWIEEGGIHKGSWADSTVDPPRPECSVGKADKVSRDPAQQSAQVCSKGGNNQLDKRPDPSLACPRQEFNVTAAAVDNSGGACAENSVQMCVKEEKAERQEESQVPSSKMEGKIPVLQNSEAASEVHQGQEFLTKTCAKFTDLPAGDCPGSLMEKKVSNMRRKGSSKKLQVLSRV, from the exons ATGTTCCTTATGGATGCTTCTCCTCTGGTAGCTCTTCAGACAAAATGGGAGTCCTTTGGACCAGCAAGGAATTGTAGATACCCCGTTTGCTTCCCTGAATCTGACGGCGACATCACCAGAACCTCTGTGAGCGCCAAAGTTCAGATGATCATAAACAACCTGCAAAGCCAAGAGCCTGCCCTGGGTATGAACAATGAGTGTGGCTGTGTTatgcagaagaaacagaaggaagaaaaaggcacCAGTACCAGGGTCCCATCCAGCACCACGTTGCTGCGGAAGCATCCTCAGTATACCCGGTGTGGGTGCCCTGAGGATTCCGATGACACCGATGTGGAGGAGAATGTGGAATTTGAGACTCTCCTGCTGGATTCTGACAGCGACGATTCTGTGGACCGAGGTATAGAGGAAGCCATCCAAGAgtacttgaaaacaaaaagcaaaagtgCCCAGTCATTACCAAGGAATGCAGAACGTACTGAGAATGTGAGCAGAGACAAAAGGTTTAAGAGAGAATTCTCCCGGAACAAAGTGGCCAGTAACCTCCTCCCCGTGAAGTTTAAAGCCGAGATGCTCTCTGAAGAGTACCTGTCTGACCACCTGGGAATTGGGAAAAGGCTCCAGCCTGCTTCCCCTCAGAGCATCAGCAGCGATGACTCCTTCGAACAGAGCATACAAGCTGAAATAGTGCAGTTCTTGAATGAGAAGAAGCAGCAAGAAATTAGTAAATGTGTTACTGAGGAGGATAAAAAAGATTCCCGTGTGAGATCTGTCCTGAAATGCAACAAAGAAGCAACGAACAGAACGAACTGTGGTGCTATAAAGCAAGGTTGTAGTGCACTGCTCCTGAGGCACCATCCCAAGCTGCAGAAATCCGGTGCCCAGTCCAAGTGTTTGCAGTCAAAAATCCAAGCAGAGCCCAGTGATTTCAGCCAGGTGAACCAAGTGTATCTAGAAATGGCCActgccagccagccctggctcGTGGAGCAGAATGAGGGAAGTGGAGCTCATTACTGGGAGCCAAGGGAAGCACTTATCAAGGAGAGCATGCACACATCTGACTCGAGCAGCGATGATGGCATTGAAGAAGCCATTCAGCTTTACCAGCTggagaaaatcaggaaagagGCAGGTCATGCAGCAAACTGTGTccctttgcagagggaacaatTTGATCCAAAGGGTATGGCAGACATTTCTGCCAGCCTGACAATTAGCTCCACAAAAAGTGCCTCACCAGAAATCCATAAAAACCCTATAAGcaacaagagaaaagaaattaattccaagTCAACAGGATTAGAAAGCACCAGCAATGACTTTAATAAGCTGTTTAAACCACTGAAAAAAGCCAGACATTTTGCACTTCCAGAAAACAAGATTGCTGCTTGTGAGCTCACACTGCAGGCCTCTTGCAGAGCAGACACATCTGCAGAACTCATGTGTGCAGAAGCTATCCTGGATATTTCCAAAACGATCATGCCATCCCAAATGGGAAGCGACAGCAAATCCCTCACTGCAGActccttcttttctccccagctTCTTTCATCCTCCCGTTGTGAAAGTGACAGCAGCCTTGTGGACAGTGATGACAGCATAGAGCAAGAAATCAGGACTTTCTTGGCTCTGAAAGCACAGTCAGAAAACCTTGGAACAAAACCTCCCAGCCTGTCACACTCCATCCGGATGCCTTTGCCTTCTGATCCAAACAACCTCACCGGGACCCTTGAGCCTTCTCTGCCCAAAACACTTAAATTATCCCTGAGTCGGAAAAGGAGACTTAAAAGGGAAGgcagaacagcaaaacaaggGGCATCAAAAGCACCTGAACAGCTGGAGACAGGACTTTTCCAGCCAGGTAACTATTCCAAATTCCCTGTGCTCCAAGAGGAGCGCGCCCTGAGCAGCCCCGCAGAATTCCGGGATGCTCAGAGTAGTAAAGACccgaggcagcagcagctgatgtcTCCCAAATTGTCTGGCTCTGATGGCAGCAGATGTGTGGCCTTGGGCTCTGTAAACCCTTTTGTGCAGGTTCAGAGTAGCACAAGAAAACCTAtaaaaaaccccccccaaaccccagagaGGGAGGGGTCGGGTGATGAGAGCAGCTCTCTGGACAGTGATGAGGACCTGGATAGTGCTATCAAGGACCTGTTACGGTCTAAAAGGAAGTTAAAGAAGAAATCCAAGGATCAGAAAGCTCAGTGCAAGAAGAAAGTCAGATTCAGTGAGACAGAAACTCAGCTGCTGGATGAATTCAGTAACCTCCAACAAAACGAGTGGAAATATAAAAATCCCTCACTGCTGAAAAGCTGCCTCTCAAAACCAAGGAAAGCTGTGAGGGAGAATGCAGTCAGGAACCCTCCAGACAACATCAGACTTCCCAATGACAAGCCAGAAACCATGAAAAACCTGGAGTTTAACTTACAGCTTAAAAAAGGCAATAAACCTAAATCAGTTTCAAACCAGCGGGGggctaaaaatagaaaatgtgctttcccagctgtgtcGGACACCAGTGACAGCAGCTCAGTGGACAGTGATGACAGCATCGAGCAAGAAATCAGAAGGTTTTTGGCAGAAAAGGCTAAAGACTCTGCAAGCAATTCAGAGATGCAAAAAGGTGATGCAAGTCTGGACCTATTTAGAGCGACCAAACAAACTGGtaataaaggaaaagcaaagcagcagccgGTGGAAAATGAGATCGACCTCGTGCTGGGTCAGAGTAAAAAGACTGAGGTAGCTCAGCAAACTGAGGAGGTGAAAAACTCTCCgagaacagaagggaaaagtgCAATGTTagctggcagcaggaaatgTGCTTCCTCTGCAGAGAGTGTTCCTACTACTGGTCAGTCAAAAGCTAAGCAAGGACTGGGGGGGGTCAaaggtggtgctgctggggagtTACCTGGAAATGCAACAGGGAAAAGGAATGTCCGTAACACAGAGCCCccaaaaaccagcagaaatgaAGGGTGTAAAGTGAGAAAAGTCATGAATGCAAAGCCCAGATCTAAAAGGAGGAATACCTTCCAACTAAAAATCTCAAGTAAATTTATTGCAGGTCTCAAATATGCCCGGGACCGGAAGAAATCGATGCTTttgaacaaaaagcagaaagcagagtgTTTGCTCACCCAGAGCAGTGCCTTGGGAATGGAGGCAGCTTCCCAGGACACAGATGTACTTAACCCCTTGGCAAAAGGTGAATTTAGTGGGGAAACTACACCAGCAATAAAAGCACCCAGTTCCTCTCAGAAACTCACTATGGGAGGGGCAGGTCCCCATGTAGCAGAAACctgtgcaggagctgaggctgctcctgTGTGTCTCAAAGTGGCAGCTGAGGGTTGCAGGAAGGCCGACACTCCAGGGCATCAGTCACACTCCAGCCTCCCCTCACAGGAACCgagtgtggcagcaggaaaagctgataAGGCTTGCAGAGGAACCTCCAGAGCTGAGAACAGCCAGCTGTGGATCGAGGAAGGAGGTATCCACAAAGGCAGCTGGGCTGACTCCACTGTGGATCCCCCACGCCCTGAGTGCAGTGTGGGAAAAGCAGATAAAGTCAGCAGAGACCCAGCTCAGCAGAGTGCTCAGGTGTGCAGTAAGGGAGGGAATAACCAGCTGGACAAGAGGCCAGATCCAAGTTTAGCTTGCCCAAGGCAGGAATTCaatgtgacagcagcagcagtggataACAGTGGAGGAGCATGTGCAGAAAACAGTGTGCAGATGTGtgttaaggaagaaaaagctgagaGGCAGGAAGAAAGTCAGGTACCCAGCTccaaaatggaaggaaaaataccTGTCCTGCAGAACAGCGAAGCTGCTAGTGAAGTACACCAAGGGCAGGAATTTTTAACCAAAACCTGTGCAAAATTTACTGATCTACCTGCAGGGGACTGCCCAGGTTCCCTCATggaaaaaaaggtttcaaatat gagaagaaagggaagttCTAAGAAGCTCCAGGTATTGTCTAGAGTCTAA